Proteins encoded together in one Lysinibacillus sp. FSL K6-0232 window:
- a CDS encoding glycerophosphodiester phosphodiesterase: MGKKTKIALAIAAASAAAWAGSKAISKPQQREGKQALQFDRPIILAHRGGAHLAPEHTMIAFDKAAQLGVDGFEIDIRLTKDEEIIVFHDDTVERTTDGYGLVADMTLAEINAFNHGYQFQDLDGAFPYREESLNVVTLRELLEAYPNMLVNIDIKDAPDTYEGSLMPSKLWRLIEELGAENRVVVTSFYGEQIDRFNLYAQNQVALGAGESDVRKAFASFSSQFGHLYHPKVDVFQIPTKSGVLALDSPKFIQFLNNLNIPVHYWTINDLDIMKKLINNGAKGIITDRPDIAIELFQAQAPIEQ; this comes from the coding sequence ATGGGTAAGAAAACAAAAATTGCACTTGCCATTGCAGCAGCAAGTGCAGCAGCTTGGGCAGGTAGTAAGGCTATTTCGAAACCACAGCAACGTGAAGGTAAGCAAGCATTACAATTTGATCGCCCTATTATTCTTGCGCATCGTGGTGGAGCACATTTAGCGCCTGAGCATACAATGATCGCATTTGACAAGGCCGCACAATTAGGTGTAGATGGCTTTGAAATAGATATACGTTTAACAAAGGATGAGGAAATTATTGTTTTCCATGACGACACTGTTGAACGTACAACAGATGGTTATGGACTTGTAGCTGATATGACATTAGCAGAAATTAATGCCTTCAATCATGGCTATCAATTTCAAGATTTAGACGGGGCTTTCCCATATCGAGAAGAATCACTAAATGTTGTGACATTGCGCGAACTGCTTGAGGCTTACCCAAATATGCTTGTTAATATTGATATAAAGGATGCTCCAGATACATACGAAGGAAGTTTAATGCCTTCTAAGCTGTGGCGTTTAATTGAAGAGCTAGGGGCAGAAAATCGAGTTGTTGTCACAAGCTTTTATGGTGAGCAAATTGATCGCTTTAATTTATATGCACAAAACCAAGTAGCACTTGGCGCAGGCGAATCAGATGTACGCAAGGCATTTGCTTCCTTCTCAAGTCAATTTGGACATTTATATCATCCAAAGGTAGATGTCTTCCAGATTCCAACAAAATCTGGTGTACTCGCCTTAGATTCACCAAAGTTTATTCAGTTTTTAAATAACTTAAATATCCCTGTTCATTATTGGACAATCAATGATCTGGATATAATGAAAAAATTAATTAATAATGGCGCTAAGGGCATTATTACAGATCGACCTGACATTGCGATAGAGCTATTTCAAGCTCAAGCACCTATTGAACAATAA
- a CDS encoding YlbG family protein, whose product MNERQGLIVYVHQLKHAKSLRKYGHVLYISRRQKYVVLYCNREDIDMMTTKLQRLPFVKDVVESYRPFVKTEYENAKPDKAKEYDYKVGL is encoded by the coding sequence ATGAACGAACGACAAGGGCTAATCGTTTACGTCCATCAGTTAAAACATGCGAAATCTTTGCGAAAATATGGTCATGTTCTTTATATTTCAAGAAGGCAAAAATACGTTGTGCTTTATTGCAATCGTGAGGACATTGATATGATGACAACAAAACTACAACGCCTTCCATTTGTGAAAGACGTTGTGGAATCTTATCGTCCATTTGTAAAAACAGAATATGAAAATGCGAAGCCAGATAAAGCCAAGGAATATGATTATAAGGTAGGTTTATAA
- a CDS encoding DUF7147 family protein, protein MPQQFIELGEGYGDVYELLEIIKTNQERFHQAFILTSTTKEGKQVLSLAVAFKPVGESKFMPIYICREGIPFNEEQPTQRQKMFETQIEQLNRKVVVVEIKHSSIFSESKLFYQYLIGILRLNNYIPALS, encoded by the coding sequence ATGCCACAACAATTTATAGAATTAGGAGAAGGCTATGGTGATGTTTACGAGCTACTCGAAATTATTAAAACGAATCAGGAACGCTTTCATCAAGCCTTTATACTAACCTCTACTACAAAAGAAGGTAAACAAGTTCTCTCATTAGCAGTTGCATTCAAACCAGTTGGCGAAAGTAAATTTATGCCTATTTATATTTGCCGTGAAGGCATTCCTTTTAATGAAGAACAACCGACACAGCGACAAAAAATGTTTGAAACACAAATAGAACAACTCAATCGAAAAGTAGTTGTTGTAGAAATAAAGCACTCATCTATATTTTCGGAATCAAAACTATTTTATCAATACTTAATCGGTATATTAAGACTAAATAACTATATACCTGCATTATCTTAA
- a CDS encoding RNA polymerase II → MKFALSFFSILALIIAGTLFFQYHAYSSDLETGGGDFHYSQEIEMVYRENSLDIRQHFKNLPDQKVNIKWPEKAVNPSCFIENEKSCNRLSEELSYFAKGETKSQSVSYIIPIEGGLKNKMLLQNIFATLTNGEASYSIVHISTDSKVQGQWVTGLPLVGQQQLSLVNYTMFSGYGAVHDIYWQAGGLALQEQTSVLSIYAQQAIPNDFLQALKNIQFLSDEHIAIIQDKSPVTAHDDRLLFLPALTPEAVEQEVILSQIKSQFTFEDAPEWLPEVVASYLVNDVIGTDKAKKIIQTLNEYMTANQQQAWQDTLKNMSDEPITPATMDNHLSQVLNAKTSYFTLNAAQKNGTYPLLFEDASKVYVDGIQREDVRVILYEGQKLYTADTLLPYLGYSAGEGDHGYYVNSENRTFRFPLNHGFYVFNQRRYSTISEPIIKIADRYYVEETWLQRLFLVDLQKKDQQIQVISQEQQ, encoded by the coding sequence ATGAAATTTGCATTAAGCTTTTTTTCCATTCTAGCACTTATTATTGCGGGGACACTATTTTTCCAATACCATGCCTATTCATCCGATTTAGAAACAGGTGGGGGGGATTTTCATTACTCTCAGGAAATAGAAATGGTCTATCGTGAAAATAGTTTAGATATTCGACAACATTTTAAAAATTTACCAGATCAAAAGGTCAACATTAAATGGCCAGAAAAAGCTGTAAACCCTAGTTGCTTTATTGAAAATGAAAAAAGCTGCAATCGTTTATCAGAAGAACTTTCTTATTTTGCAAAGGGAGAAACAAAATCACAATCTGTATCATACATAATTCCAATTGAGGGTGGCTTGAAAAATAAAATGCTGCTTCAAAATATTTTTGCCACACTAACAAATGGGGAAGCATCCTATTCGATTGTTCATATTTCAACAGATAGTAAAGTGCAGGGTCAATGGGTAACTGGCTTACCATTAGTTGGGCAGCAACAGCTATCACTGGTTAATTATACAATGTTTAGCGGATACGGTGCTGTGCATGATATTTATTGGCAGGCAGGTGGGCTAGCGCTTCAGGAACAAACATCTGTATTATCGATTTATGCACAGCAAGCCATTCCAAATGATTTTCTTCAAGCATTGAAAAATATACAGTTTTTAAGTGATGAACATATTGCGATTATTCAAGATAAAAGCCCAGTAACAGCCCATGATGATCGATTGTTATTTTTACCAGCGTTAACGCCAGAAGCTGTGGAGCAGGAAGTGATTTTATCGCAAATAAAGTCACAATTTACATTTGAAGATGCACCAGAATGGTTACCAGAGGTAGTGGCATCCTATTTAGTAAATGATGTGATTGGTACAGATAAAGCAAAGAAAATTATTCAAACATTAAATGAATATATGACAGCTAATCAGCAGCAAGCTTGGCAAGATACACTAAAAAATATGAGCGATGAACCGATTACACCAGCTACAATGGATAATCATTTGTCACAAGTATTAAATGCGAAAACATCCTACTTTACATTAAATGCAGCTCAAAAAAATGGCACCTATCCGCTATTATTTGAAGATGCAAGCAAGGTATATGTAGATGGTATACAGAGAGAGGATGTTCGTGTTATTTTATATGAGGGTCAAAAATTGTATACAGCAGATACGTTATTACCTTATCTCGGCTATTCGGCTGGAGAAGGGGATCATGGCTATTACGTCAATAGTGAGAATCGTACATTCCGCTTCCCACTAAATCATGGCTTCTATGTATTCAATCAACGTAGATATTCAACAATTTCAGAGCCGATTATTAAAATTGCTGATCGTTACTATGTGGAGGAAACGTGGTTACAGCGTTTATTCCTTGTTGATTTACAAAAGAAAGATCAACAAATTCAAGTTATTTCGCAAGAACAACAATAA
- the rsmD gene encoding 16S rRNA (guanine(966)-N(2))-methyltransferase RsmD, with protein MRVVAGERKGMPLKAIAGNTTRPTTDKVKESIFNIIGPFFDGGIALDLFAGSGGLGIESLSRGVEHAIFIEKDAKAFQVLQENIKKCRYEDYAELFRIDAKRAVKALLKRDLTFKLVFLDPPYHQKEYYDLVQTLVDHHKIQQDGIILCEHAKEVQLPQSFGDFSLTRQETYGGTIISVYRCTEEEGE; from the coding sequence ATGAGAGTTGTAGCAGGAGAGCGCAAAGGAATGCCACTAAAAGCAATAGCTGGCAATACAACAAGACCTACAACTGATAAAGTAAAGGAATCAATCTTTAATATCATTGGTCCATTTTTTGATGGGGGCATTGCACTTGATTTATTTGCTGGAAGCGGTGGCTTAGGGATTGAATCACTAAGTCGTGGTGTAGAGCATGCGATTTTTATTGAAAAGGATGCAAAGGCATTTCAAGTGCTACAAGAAAATATAAAAAAATGCCGCTATGAGGATTATGCAGAGCTATTTCGTATTGATGCAAAGCGGGCTGTGAAAGCGCTATTAAAGCGTGACCTTACATTTAAACTTGTTTTTTTAGACCCACCATACCATCAAAAGGAATACTATGATTTAGTCCAAACGCTTGTTGACCATCATAAAATTCAGCAAGATGGGATTATTTTATGCGAGCATGCGAAAGAGGTGCAATTGCCTCAAAGCTTTGGAGATTTTAGCTTAACAAGACAAGAAACTTATGGCGGAACAATTATATCTGTTTATCGCTGTACAGAGGAAGAGGGAGAATAA
- the coaD gene encoding pantetheine-phosphate adenylyltransferase: MSEKIAVVPGSFDPVTLGHLDIIKRAADVFDIVYVAVLNNSAKQPLFSVEERMALMAEVTKALPNVRIESSSGLLIDYAKEKNAKAIVRGLRAVSDFEYEMQITSMNRFLDETIETFFIMTKNQYSFLSSSIVKEVAKYGGNVDELVPAYVAQALKEKYGFIK, translated from the coding sequence TTGTCAGAGAAAATAGCCGTAGTTCCTGGAAGTTTTGACCCTGTCACATTGGGCCATTTAGATATTATTAAACGTGCAGCAGATGTGTTTGATATCGTATATGTAGCAGTTTTAAATAATTCAGCGAAGCAGCCATTGTTTTCTGTAGAGGAACGTATGGCTTTAATGGCTGAGGTTACAAAGGCATTGCCAAATGTTCGGATAGAGAGCTCTTCAGGTCTGTTAATCGACTATGCGAAGGAAAAAAATGCAAAGGCTATTGTGCGCGGTTTGCGAGCAGTTTCGGATTTTGAGTATGAAATGCAAATTACATCTATGAACCGTTTTTTAGATGAAACGATTGAAACATTTTTTATTATGACGAAAAATCAGTATTCATTCCTAAGCTCCAGCATTGTGAAAGAAGTTGCAAAATATGGTGGCAATGTGGACGAGCTTGTACCTGCTTATGTGGCACAGGCTTTAAAAGAAAAATATGGCTTTATAAAATAA
- a CDS encoding SepM family pheromone-processing serine protease, whose product MKKKISIYVVLLVVICFSMLYRLDAYIMKPGSAYDVSKFVTVGGKEADSEGSMSLMTVAMQQATPFTYAWAKWQKYQKLMDIEQVRNPLEDDEEYNIRQLKLMSDSQFNAKYVAFQRAGLETTVHFNGVFILNVLDGGASDGILKAGDEIVEVDGQKITNQQMLIDLLEPKQLGDQVTVQFIRNEKQQQATITLKEIPNTEEHRAGLGISYTESKSIETHPKVTMKTEDIGGPSAGLMFTLEILDQLLEEDLTKGYAIAGTGEMLVDGSVGRIGGIDYKVIAADRDGMEIFFAPDDEISEEIKAKHPELESNYATAVKTAKEIGTKMKIVPVKTVDDAIDYLRQLEPK is encoded by the coding sequence TTGAAGAAAAAAATTAGTATTTATGTAGTGTTATTAGTCGTGATTTGTTTTTCGATGCTATACCGACTAGACGCGTATATTATGAAGCCTGGCAGTGCCTATGATGTCAGTAAATTTGTCACTGTCGGTGGCAAAGAGGCAGATAGTGAAGGCTCCATGAGCTTAATGACAGTTGCTATGCAGCAAGCGACACCATTTACTTATGCATGGGCAAAATGGCAAAAATATCAAAAGCTTATGGATATCGAGCAAGTGCGTAATCCATTAGAAGATGATGAAGAATATAATATTCGACAATTAAAATTAATGTCTGATTCCCAATTTAATGCAAAATATGTAGCTTTTCAAAGAGCAGGGTTAGAAACAACGGTACATTTTAATGGCGTTTTTATATTAAACGTATTAGATGGTGGGGCATCTGACGGTATTTTAAAGGCTGGAGATGAAATTGTTGAGGTGGATGGTCAAAAAATAACAAATCAGCAAATGTTGATAGATCTTTTAGAGCCGAAGCAACTTGGCGATCAAGTAACCGTTCAATTTATACGTAATGAGAAGCAACAACAAGCTACGATTACATTAAAGGAAATTCCGAATACAGAAGAGCATCGTGCAGGTTTAGGTATTTCCTATACAGAAAGCAAATCAATTGAAACCCATCCAAAGGTAACGATGAAAACAGAGGACATTGGGGGACCATCTGCTGGCTTAATGTTTACGCTTGAAATTTTAGACCAGCTACTTGAGGAAGATTTAACAAAAGGCTATGCAATTGCAGGCACTGGTGAAATGCTTGTAGATGGCTCTGTTGGTAGAATTGGCGGAATTGATTATAAGGTGATCGCCGCTGATCGTGATGGCATGGAAATTTTCTTTGCACCAGATGATGAAATTTCGGAGGAGATCAAGGCTAAGCATCCAGAACTAGAATCAAATTATGCAACAGCCGTAAAAACAGCAAAGGAAATTGGTACAAAGATGAAAATTGTTCCTGTCAAAACAGTGGATGATGCAATTGATTATTTAAGACAACTAGAACCAAAATAA
- a CDS encoding nucleotidyltransferase: protein MQAVGIVVEYNPFHNGHAYHLKQAKKAAQADLVIAVMSGTFLQRGEPAMVDKWTRTKMALAGGVDIVIELPYVYSTAPATDFAKGAISLLSAVGCNSFAFGSEDGSIQPFLNTFELINNHRAEYDALIKDSLKTGASYPKSLYYAYHQLSQKFPASYIDLAQPNNILGFHYLEAAKALNRPIKPLTIPRIAAGYHDALQEDASIASATGIRQALAASQSLQSVQQVVPEASFQYLTDWQTKYHTFASWEAFWPLLRFTIMRHTPAELTRYAEVTEGIENAMLKAAKTSQSFSSFMEKIKSKRYTWTRLQRMLTHIYTGFTKEQLQSFQAPSFIRLLGMSTIGQAYLGQQKKHIELPLISRVAATNDAMLAIDIHAAELYNLSIEQGTTGFSLPKDYQTPPIRF from the coding sequence ATGCAAGCAGTTGGAATTGTTGTTGAATATAATCCATTTCACAATGGACATGCCTATCATTTAAAGCAGGCTAAAAAAGCAGCACAGGCGGACCTTGTGATTGCTGTTATGAGTGGAACATTTTTACAACGCGGCGAACCCGCAATGGTGGATAAATGGACGCGTACTAAAATGGCTTTGGCTGGTGGTGTAGATATTGTCATTGAGCTACCATACGTCTATAGTACAGCACCTGCTACAGATTTTGCAAAAGGTGCTATTTCATTATTAAGTGCTGTTGGTTGCAATTCCTTTGCATTTGGCAGTGAAGATGGTTCAATCCAGCCTTTTTTAAATACATTTGAACTTATCAACAATCACCGCGCTGAGTATGATGCACTTATTAAAGATAGCCTTAAAACAGGCGCAAGTTATCCAAAAAGCCTGTATTATGCCTATCATCAGCTTTCTCAAAAGTTTCCTGCTTCATACATTGATCTTGCACAGCCCAATAATATATTAGGCTTTCATTATTTAGAGGCAGCAAAGGCTCTTAATCGCCCTATAAAGCCACTGACGATTCCTCGCATTGCAGCAGGCTATCATGATGCGCTACAGGAGGATGCCTCCATTGCCAGTGCCACAGGAATACGTCAAGCACTTGCCGCTAGCCAATCATTACAAAGTGTGCAGCAAGTTGTTCCTGAAGCATCCTTTCAATATTTAACAGATTGGCAAACAAAATATCATACATTTGCAAGCTGGGAAGCATTTTGGCCATTGTTACGCTTTACAATTATGCGTCATACGCCTGCTGAACTTACTCGCTATGCAGAGGTAACAGAAGGAATTGAAAATGCCATGCTCAAAGCAGCTAAAACAAGCCAATCGTTTAGTAGCTTTATGGAAAAAATCAAATCAAAGCGCTATACATGGACGCGCCTGCAACGTATGCTGACACATATCTATACAGGCTTTACAAAAGAGCAGCTCCAAAGCTTTCAAGCGCCCTCCTTTATTCGCTTATTAGGCATGAGTACCATAGGTCAGGCTTATTTAGGGCAACAAAAAAAGCATATTGAGCTACCATTAATTAGCAGGGTTGCAGCTACGAATGATGCCATGCTTGCTATCGATATCCATGCAGCAGAGCTCTACAATTTAAGTATAGAGCAGGGAACTACAGGCTTCAGTCTTCCAAAAGACTACCAAACACCTCCCATTCGTTTTTAA
- a CDS encoding YceD family protein → MKWSIHQLSKYRQNGMPIDAFIQLDEVMARNQDIRAISPVHVKGLCTFGASQMTCQLTVTATLTLPCARTWEDVEFPIHVDTVEIFSWIDEDKRGDDDGDIHYIDGEVIDMKPVLEELVLLEVPMQVFKENSEGQVQGGKNWSYATDEDVELHKKADEQKVDPRLAALAKYFDQTDE, encoded by the coding sequence ATGAAATGGTCAATTCATCAATTATCGAAGTACCGTCAAAACGGGATGCCAATTGATGCCTTTATCCAACTGGATGAAGTGATGGCGCGAAACCAGGATATTCGAGCAATTTCGCCCGTTCATGTAAAAGGGCTATGTACTTTTGGTGCATCGCAAATGACATGTCAGTTAACTGTGACAGCAACGTTAACACTTCCGTGTGCTCGTACATGGGAGGATGTTGAGTTCCCTATCCACGTGGATACAGTTGAAATTTTTAGCTGGATTGACGAAGATAAACGAGGAGACGATGATGGAGATATTCACTATATTGATGGTGAAGTTATCGACATGAAACCAGTGCTTGAGGAACTTGTGTTACTTGAGGTACCTATGCAAGTGTTCAAAGAAAACTCTGAAGGACAAGTGCAAGGCGGTAAAAATTGGTCTTATGCAACAGATGAAGACGTAGAGCTACACAAAAAAGCTGACGAACAAAAAGTGGATCCAAGACTAGCTGCTTTAGCTAAGTATTTTGATCAAACAGACGAATAG
- the rpmF gene encoding 50S ribosomal protein L32: MAVPFRRTSKTAKRKRRTHFKLSVPGMVTCPNCGEAKLSHRVCKACGQYKGKEVVSK; encoded by the coding sequence ATGGCTGTACCATTTAGAAGAACTTCTAAAACTGCAAAAAGAAAGCGTCGTACGCATTTCAAATTATCTGTACCTGGTATGGTAACTTGCCCTAACTGTGGTGAGGCTAAATTATCACACCGTGTTTGCAAAGCTTGCGGACAATACAAAGGTAAAGAAGTAGTAAGCAAATAA
- a CDS encoding enoyl-CoA hydratase/isomerase family protein: MSYTIDHHDGVMTFTINREEKRNAVNDEVMDGLQEVITYIREHEDVRFLVVTGAGEKSFCSGGDLSEFHSLETEDEAFGMLSKMGKILYNLATLPVPTIALINGTAVGGGCEIATACDFRLVASHAKCGFIQGTLAITSGWGGGTYLFERGLRHDRAMKMLVDAKPYPAQLLYEIGWAMRVFEGSKEEALNDFIEHMRKIHPSVHKAYKEIELRKWRERNMYERVMEEVRTCAKLWESEAHHEAVNNFLTKKNNQ, encoded by the coding sequence ATGTCTTATACAATTGACCATCATGATGGTGTGATGACATTTACGATTAATCGTGAAGAAAAACGCAATGCTGTGAATGATGAGGTAATGGATGGACTACAGGAAGTTATTACATATATTCGTGAGCATGAGGATGTGCGCTTTTTAGTAGTGACAGGTGCAGGAGAGAAATCATTTTGCTCAGGAGGAGATTTATCAGAGTTTCATTCACTGGAAACAGAGGACGAAGCATTTGGTATGTTAAGCAAGATGGGAAAAATATTATACAACCTTGCGACGCTTCCTGTACCAACTATTGCGCTTATTAATGGCACGGCTGTTGGTGGCGGCTGTGAAATTGCTACAGCATGTGATTTTCGTCTAGTAGCAAGCCATGCAAAATGTGGGTTTATTCAAGGAACTTTAGCAATTACAAGCGGCTGGGGTGGTGGCACATATCTATTTGAACGAGGCTTACGCCATGACCGTGCCATGAAGATGCTAGTGGATGCCAAGCCATATCCAGCACAGCTACTATATGAAATAGGATGGGCAATGCGGGTTTTCGAAGGCTCAAAGGAAGAGGCATTAAACGATTTTATTGAACATATGCGAAAAATTCATCCGTCTGTTCATAAAGCCTATAAAGAAATTGAACTTCGTAAGTGGCGTGAGCGCAATATGTATGAACGTGTGATGGAGGAAGTTCGCACCTGTGCGAAATTGTGGGAAAGTGAGGCACATCACGAGGCTGTTAATAATTTCTTGACGAAGAAAAATAATCAGTAA
- a CDS encoding transcriptional regulator, with amino-acid sequence MELKKRKDQWTKEDDERLAEIVLHNVQNGKTQLEAFELAAAELGRTKQACGFRWNKTLRSQYSQSLLAVRNQPQQSMRSHLKLALTSFDELTEAYQNLEMKHRELQNEHDKLVKWLQQGYSLMKD; translated from the coding sequence ATGGAATTGAAAAAAAGAAAAGACCAATGGACAAAGGAAGACGATGAAAGACTAGCAGAAATTGTGTTGCATAATGTGCAAAATGGCAAAACACAGTTAGAGGCATTTGAATTAGCTGCTGCAGAGCTAGGTCGTACAAAACAAGCATGTGGTTTTCGCTGGAATAAAACATTGCGTAGCCAATATAGTCAGTCACTATTAGCTGTACGCAATCAACCACAACAATCTATGCGAAGTCACTTAAAATTAGCATTGACAAGTTTTGACGAATTAACAGAAGCTTATCAAAACCTTGAAATGAAGCATCGCGAATTGCAAAATGAGCATGATAAATTAGTGAAATGGCTACAACAGGGATATTCATTAATGAAAGATTAA
- a CDS encoding ketopantoate reductase family protein, with the protein MKVAIIGAGAVGQLTASFFAEAGMSVTLVARRQEQVNELQTHQLTRINMDGTKTKHMVMATTDLATLPPQNLIVIAVKYSHLQKLYQQIITLAHDTPLLFMQNGLAHFEEALALPHHNIAFCSVSFGARIAGQSTVQHSGIGSCKIAIARGQQRAFQQLLQLHHYLFPVEHVEDAEQMLFEKAILNSLINPLTAVLQVKNGELVTNQQAFLLMQTIYEELTAAFTSIAHTISFNDVVDLCRKTAENTSSMLADRMQGRKSEIETIVGAILNKALVNGHNLPTLRTLYHQVLAIEESGERS; encoded by the coding sequence GTGAAGGTAGCCATTATTGGTGCGGGCGCAGTTGGTCAATTAACAGCAAGCTTTTTCGCAGAAGCTGGTATGTCAGTGACATTGGTAGCAAGAAGACAGGAGCAGGTAAATGAACTTCAAACACATCAGCTAACACGTATCAATATGGATGGTACAAAAACCAAGCATATGGTGATGGCTACCACAGATTTAGCTACATTACCACCACAAAATTTAATCGTAATTGCTGTGAAATATAGTCATTTACAAAAGCTCTATCAACAAATTATAACGTTAGCACATGATACACCATTGTTGTTTATGCAAAATGGCTTAGCGCATTTTGAAGAAGCTCTTGCATTACCGCATCACAATATTGCCTTTTGCTCAGTGTCTTTTGGTGCGCGAATAGCAGGGCAATCAACGGTTCAACATAGCGGGATTGGTTCTTGCAAAATTGCGATAGCGCGTGGTCAACAGCGGGCCTTTCAACAGCTACTTCAGCTACACCATTATTTATTTCCTGTCGAACATGTTGAAGACGCAGAGCAAATGCTATTTGAAAAAGCAATCTTGAATAGCTTGATTAATCCATTAACGGCTGTCTTACAGGTGAAGAATGGAGAATTAGTAACCAATCAACAAGCGTTTTTGCTAATGCAAACGATATATGAGGAGCTGACAGCAGCTTTTACAAGCATTGCACACACTATATCCTTTAACGATGTGGTAGACTTATGTAGGAAAACAGCCGAAAATACATCATCTATGCTTGCAGATCGTATGCAGGGTAGAAAAAGTGAAATTGAAACAATTGTTGGCGCTATTTTGAACAAGGCTTTAGTGAATGGACACAATTTACCTACCTTGCGTACTCTATATCATCAGGTACTTGCGATAGAGGAGAGCGGTGAACGAAGTTGA
- a CDS encoding DUF3397 domain-containing protein: protein MKDLLHIIISIVIFCPIVLFIIVYWIGRKVKIRGTHAFGAASDITTLCLFFSVPLAIGVLWHINVGALLVMLAIMLAIIFTYIDWRTKKELEVKLLLKKIWRFLFLILSTAYVVICLVGVIQSIIEYLQVA from the coding sequence TTGAAAGACCTTTTACATATCATCATTAGTATTGTAATTTTTTGCCCAATTGTGCTTTTTATCATTGTTTATTGGATTGGTCGAAAAGTTAAAATTCGTGGCACACATGCATTTGGTGCAGCATCTGATATTACAACATTATGTTTATTCTTTTCAGTGCCCTTAGCAATTGGTGTGCTTTGGCATATAAATGTAGGGGCATTGTTAGTGATGTTGGCAATAATGCTGGCGATAATTTTTACATATATTGATTGGCGGACGAAAAAGGAGCTAGAAGTAAAGCTGCTGTTGAAAAAAATTTGGCGCTTTTTGTTTTTAATACTAAGCACGGCATATGTTGTGATTTGTCTAGTAGGCGTTATTCAATCGATTATAGAATATTTACAGGTGGCTTAA